The following are encoded together in the Adhaeribacter arboris genome:
- a CDS encoding START domain-containing protein translates to MKVIFQILSLCFLGLLPQKGYSQKNWKLVENKNGIMIFTRLAFSSKFKEVKVVTDLPGTTKQLINTILDVENHRTWVYGVKQAYPIEKQNNSPFIYYCEYSLPLVTDRDMVLEIKYSEGSKNQQAVMEINSIPEKLPEKKNLIRISKLFASWEIFPMSDKKMKVTYILRVDPAGEIPAFIYNPIVTRGPYKSFMKLKTMLQ, encoded by the coding sequence ATGAAAGTAATATTCCAGATTTTATCATTATGCTTTTTAGGATTGCTTCCGCAAAAAGGATATTCACAAAAAAATTGGAAATTAGTAGAAAACAAAAATGGCATTATGATCTTTACCCGGTTGGCTTTTAGTAGTAAGTTTAAAGAAGTAAAAGTTGTAACAGATCTACCCGGAACTACAAAACAATTAATTAACACCATTCTAGATGTAGAAAATCATAGAACTTGGGTGTATGGAGTGAAACAAGCTTATCCTATAGAAAAACAGAACAATAGCCCCTTTATTTACTACTGCGAATACAGTTTGCCATTGGTTACCGATCGGGATATGGTTTTAGAAATAAAGTATTCAGAAGGTTCTAAAAATCAACAAGCCGTAATGGAAATAAATAGTATTCCTGAAAAATTACCAGAGAAGAAGAACCTGATAAGAATTTCCAAGTTATTTGCTAGTTGGGAAATATTTCCAATGTCAGATAAAAAGATGAAAGTTACCTACATTCTTCGTGTTGATCCGGCAGGGGAAATTCCAGCTTTTATTTATAACCCTATAGTAACAAGAGGTCCTTATAAATCTTTCATGAAATTAAAAACAATGCTGCAATAG